A window of the Rhodopirellula bahusiensis genome harbors these coding sequences:
- a CDS encoding S1 family peptidase, protein MHRIHSLVRNASALAIAVVAFSASIDASEPKPIEAWDRVVCIQSQVESKPDTGKLCSAFLVNADERLYLVTAGHASSETNLKSKLRYRDPDGVTQWVSLKTFFRTSTNPWQRNEQSDFAIAELPDVDGAETYRSHLSALSISLDSICTETPPRTTEVVTVGFPLAIGAGDVISPVAVVGHVASRETSTANSWGHEPIVYCSPALAQGTSGGPAFLNNQPDGELTVIGIYVGVVHDVSGAKLSKMVPAHLIRAHISSQQTNE, encoded by the coding sequence ATGCACCGCATCCATTCCCTGGTAAGAAATGCGTCCGCATTGGCCATTGCCGTGGTGGCATTCTCAGCGTCGATCGATGCGTCTGAACCCAAGCCGATTGAAGCGTGGGACAGAGTTGTTTGCATTCAAAGCCAGGTCGAATCGAAACCTGACACAGGCAAGCTTTGCTCGGCGTTTCTCGTCAACGCAGACGAGCGGTTGTATCTCGTGACGGCTGGCCACGCTTCATCTGAAACAAACCTCAAGAGCAAGCTTCGGTATCGAGATCCAGATGGCGTGACGCAGTGGGTATCGCTCAAGACATTCTTCCGAACATCGACCAATCCGTGGCAACGAAACGAGCAATCCGACTTCGCGATCGCAGAGCTTCCCGATGTCGATGGTGCTGAAACGTACCGTTCTCATCTTTCTGCACTCTCGATCTCTTTGGATTCCATTTGCACCGAAACCCCGCCTCGCACGACCGAAGTCGTGACGGTCGGGTTTCCGCTGGCCATCGGAGCCGGTGATGTGATCTCACCCGTCGCGGTGGTGGGGCATGTCGCATCTCGCGAAACGAGCACGGCGAATAGTTGGGGGCACGAACCAATCGTGTATTGCTCGCCAGCCCTCGCTCAAGGAACCAGCGGCGGCCCAGCTTTCCTGAACAACCAGCCGGACGGAGAACTGACGGTGATCGGCATTTACGTCGGCGTGGTTCACGACGTATCGGGTGCCAAGCTGTCCAAGATGGTTCCCGCCCACCTGATCCGCGCGCACATCTCGTCACAGCAAACGAACGAATAG